In a single window of the Patescibacteria group bacterium genome:
- the prfB gene encoding peptide chain release factor 2 encodes MSNQDRFEQIQKLMSSPHFWDDQAKAHEIVAEYNQLKKQLEFMKNRPAIFKGKFDPENVLITVSSGTGGVEACDWAQMLMRMYLKYAEKKGFNAKILDLNPAAEAGIKNVAIEIVGNFAYGYLKGEAGIHRLVRISPFDADKARHTSFALVEIIPIIKNPQSIDLPEKDLKIEVFRSRGHGGQSVNTTDSAVRITHLPTGITATCQNERSQFQNKNEALKVLKSRLLAEMEIQHTQELSKITTSHHGPGWGAQVRSYFLQPYKLVKDHRTNIESKKTDHVLNGNLEEFIEAEINLNN; translated from the coding sequence ATGTCCAATCAAGATCGATTCGAACAAATTCAAAAATTAATGTCATCGCCTCATTTTTGGGACGATCAAGCAAAAGCTCATGAAATTGTCGCTGAATACAATCAGCTCAAAAAACAGCTTGAATTTATGAAAAATCGACCAGCCATTTTTAAAGGCAAATTCGATCCCGAAAATGTCTTGATTACGGTTTCTTCTGGCACTGGCGGTGTTGAAGCCTGTGATTGGGCACAAATGCTAATGCGCATGTACCTAAAATATGCCGAAAAAAAAGGTTTTAACGCTAAAATTTTAGATTTAAATCCTGCTGCAGAAGCTGGCATTAAAAATGTCGCCATTGAAATAGTCGGTAATTTTGCATATGGATATTTAAAAGGTGAAGCGGGGATTCACAGATTGGTAAGAATTAGCCCTTTTGATGCCGATAAAGCCCGTCATACCTCATTTGCTTTAGTGGAAATTATTCCCATTATTAAAAATCCTCAAAGTATTGATCTTCCTGAAAAAGATTTAAAAATCGAAGTTTTCCGCAGTCGAGGTCATGGCGGACAAAGTGTTAATACCACCGATTCCGCGGTCCGTATCACTCATCTTCCAACTGGAATCACCGCCACCTGCCAAAACGAAAGATCACAATTTCAGAATAAAAACGAGGCTTTAAAAGTCTTGAAATCCAGACTTTTGGCGGAAATGGAAATCCAGCATACACAAGAATTATCAAAAATTACTACCTCACATCATGGTCCAGGATGGGGAGCACAAGTTCGTTCATATTTTTTACAGCCATATAAATTAGTTAAAGACCACCGGACAAACATAGAATCAAAAAAAACTGATCATGTTTTGAATGGAAATTTAGAAGAATTTATCGAAGCTGAAATTAACCTAAACAATTAA
- a CDS encoding YbaB/EbfC family nucleoid-associated protein — protein sequence MAMFDKMRQARNLMSLQKKAKTIQKELSKTEIEAESMSGQVSVIVSADQKLQSIHLDPEILTPENSTRIEKALKDAFNEANKEAQKIATSKMKQISGDLGLPGF from the coding sequence ATGGCAATGTTTGACAAAATGAGACAAGCGAGAAATTTAATGAGTTTGCAAAAAAAGGCAAAAACGATTCAAAAAGAATTATCTAAGACTGAAATTGAAGCTGAAAGTATGTCTGGACAAGTTTCAGTAATAGTTTCGGCTGACCAAAAATTACAAAGTATCCATTTAGATCCTGAGATCTTGACCCCAGAAAACTCTACCCGTATTGAAAAAGCCTTAAAGGATGCTTTTAATGAAGCTAATAAAGAAGCTCAAAAAATTGCGACTTCAAAGATGAAACAAATATCAGGAGATTTAGGTTTGCCAGGCTTTTAA
- the pth gene encoding aminoacyl-tRNA hydrolase produces MLIVGLGNPGKSYENTRHNCGYLVIDKIAKKLKINFKTEKKLNADIAITQKMGQKIILAKPLSFMNLSGQVVKKILSYYDACPEDLWVISDDLDLPISRLRIRNSGESGGHNGLQSIIDVLGSEKFTRIRIGIGEDIAQSHADINSGIYKIDAKEFVLEKFTKQEIPVLNLSLDKAEDIIIQSIKSKQIQAHTY; encoded by the coding sequence ATGCTGATAGTTGGTTTGGGAAATCCCGGAAAAAGCTACGAAAATACCCGCCACAATTGTGGTTATTTAGTGATTGATAAAATTGCTAAAAAATTAAAAATTAATTTCAAAACCGAAAAGAAGCTTAATGCAGATATCGCTATAACCCAAAAAATGGGTCAAAAAATTATTCTCGCCAAGCCCCTCAGTTTTATGAATTTATCAGGCCAAGTGGTAAAAAAAATCCTCTCATATTATGATGCTTGTCCTGAAGATTTATGGGTAATATCAGATGATTTAGACCTGCCAATTTCTCGCCTGAGAATTCGAAACTCCGGAGAATCTGGCGGGCACAATGGTTTACAATCCATAATTGACGTTTTAGGATCGGAGAAATTCACCAGAATTAGAATTGGCATTGGTGAAGATATTGCCCAAAGCCATGCCGATATTAATTCTGGTATATATAAAATTGATGCCAAAGAATTTGTTTTAGAAAAATTTACCAAACAAGAAATTCCAGTCCTAAATTTAAGTCTTGACAAAGCTGAAGATATTATTATACAATCAATTAAGTCAAAACAGATTCAAGCTCATACTTATTAA
- the rplJ gene encoding 50S ribosomal protein L10: MAISKTKKNQILDKLSKSIPDSKIIILFNFAGFTMEQLTELRGELRQKDAELKIIKNTLIKKAFLQNNLELDENVFFGPKSLVLGYADEAEPAKIVVKFLKNLKKPEAIMGAIYQNQFIPAEMVAKLAKIPDRKILEAQLVSQLAAPISGLQYVLKANISGLISIIKQYSKKNKS, from the coding sequence ATGGCAATTTCAAAAACTAAAAAAAATCAAATTTTAGACAAATTATCTAAAAGTATTCCTGACTCCAAAATCATCATTTTATTTAATTTTGCTGGCTTTACGATGGAACAATTAACCGAGTTACGAGGAGAATTAAGACAAAAAGATGCTGAATTAAAAATTATTAAAAATACCTTAATCAAAAAAGCCTTTCTACAAAATAATCTGGAATTAGATGAGAATGTATTTTTTGGACCAAAATCTTTGGTTTTGGGTTATGCTGATGAAGCTGAACCAGCAAAAATTGTGGTTAAGTTTCTTAAAAATCTTAAAAAGCCCGAAGCAATAATGGGGGCAATTTATCAAAACCAATTTATTCCCGCAGAAATGGTGGCAAAATTAGCCAAAATCCCAGATCGAAAAATTCTTGAAGCTCAATTAGTTTCCCAGCTTGCAGCTCCAATTTCTGGTTTGCAATATGTTTTAAAGGCTAATATTTCAGGATTAATTTCGATTATTAAGCAATATTCCAAAAAAAATAAATCTTAA
- the rplL gene encoding 50S ribosomal protein L7/L12: MIKKVESMSVLELSELVKELENRFGVSAAAPIVQAAGPAASGDGEDEAEEKASYIVVLKAAGDQKINVIKAVRELTTLGLKDAKDLVEAAPKDLKADVKKEEAEEMKKKLEAVGAQVELK; this comes from the coding sequence ATTATCAAGAAGGTTGAATCTATGTCAGTTTTAGAATTATCTGAATTAGTCAAAGAATTAGAAAACAGATTTGGTGTTTCTGCCGCCGCTCCAATAGTACAAGCGGCCGGTCCTGCAGCTTCTGGCGACGGTGAAGACGAAGCCGAAGAAAAAGCTTCTTACATAGTGGTTCTAAAAGCCGCTGGTGATCAAAAAATTAATGTCATTAAAGCGGTCCGCGAATTAACTACTTTAGGTTTAAAAGATGCTAAAGATTTAGTCGAAGCTGCTCCAAAAGACCTTAAGGCTGATGTTAAAAAAGAAGAGGCTGAAGAAATGAAGAAAAAGCTTGAAGCGGTTGGTGCGCAAGTTGAACTGAAGTAA
- the tgt gene encoding tRNA guanosine(34) transglycosylase Tgt: MFKFIVYKRSKKSSLRVGQITTNKGRFSTPAFMAVGTKACVKTVSPKELIQSGCEIILANTYHLYMRPGEKLIKKMGGLHKFMNWPGPILTDSGGFQVFSLAKTSLKNGSLVKIYKNGVEFRSHLDGSKHFFTPEKVIQIQKDLGSNIIMPLDVCLPANSPLTKHEKAVQLTLDWAKRSKKEFEKLFRNNPKKPALFGIVQGGTFKNLRTNCAKELIKIGFSGYAIGGLAVGESKKKMWQIVKLLDQILPKNKPRHLMGVGEPDDLICATKLGIDMFDCVLPTRLARHGVVWVTKKFTKFYKIDFRKSRQKLNPKPIMVNCRCEACQNKFSQSYLSHLIRENEILGLRLLTLHNLNLIQTLMKKIRT; this comes from the coding sequence ATGTTTAAATTTATTGTTTATAAACGCTCTAAAAAGTCATCTTTACGTGTAGGTCAAATCACCACGAATAAAGGCAGGTTTTCGACACCTGCCTTTATGGCAGTGGGTACAAAAGCTTGTGTAAAAACTGTCAGTCCCAAAGAACTAATTCAGAGCGGTTGTGAAATTATTCTTGCCAATACCTATCATTTATATATGCGGCCTGGAGAAAAATTGATTAAAAAAATGGGTGGATTGCATAAATTTATGAATTGGCCAGGACCAATTTTAACTGATTCTGGCGGTTTTCAGGTTTTTAGTTTAGCTAAAACCTCTTTAAAAAATGGTTCTTTAGTTAAAATTTATAAAAACGGGGTTGAATTTCGTTCTCATCTAGATGGCTCAAAACATTTTTTTACGCCAGAAAAGGTTATTCAAATCCAAAAAGATTTAGGTTCTAATATTATTATGCCTTTAGATGTTTGTTTGCCGGCAAATTCTCCGCTCACAAAACATGAAAAAGCAGTCCAATTAACTCTTGATTGGGCAAAAAGATCTAAAAAAGAATTTGAAAAGCTTTTTAGAAATAATCCTAAAAAACCTGCCTTATTTGGTATTGTTCAGGGTGGGACTTTTAAAAATTTGCGAACAAATTGTGCTAAAGAATTAATTAAAATTGGTTTTTCGGGATATGCCATTGGTGGTTTGGCAGTCGGGGAGTCTAAAAAGAAAATGTGGCAAATAGTAAAATTATTAGATCAGATCTTGCCTAAAAATAAACCTCGCCATTTAATGGGAGTAGGCGAACCTGATGATTTAATCTGCGCTACCAAATTAGGCATTGATATGTTTGATTGTGTTTTACCAACCAGGTTAGCCAGGCATGGTGTGGTATGGGTAACAAAAAAATTTACAAAATTTTACAAAATTGATTTTCGCAAAAGTCGTCAAAAATTAAACCCAAAACCAATCATGGTAAATTGTAGATGCGAAGCGTGTCAAAACAAGTTCTCACAAAGCTATTTATCACATTTAATTCGTGAAAATGAAATTTTAGGCTTACGCTTGCTAACGCTTCATAATTTAAATCTTATACAAACATTGATGAAAAAAATACGCACATAA
- a CDS encoding TraM recognition domain-containing protein has product MNDSFISTIIDKPMITVLGITALATLIGLFLIWIIYHLIKSSLIGKHDNEQVLNRKMMLIKVSKISGKKEEEIRDSRELASLFAGVMDQLYSSLYSIYSSEFKNKVLGQPHLTFEMATVGGEICFFVSCPKELISLVEKQIHGQYPSASIEIVPYFNPFKSGQKIATAKLGLAKNFVYPIKTYHQMESDSLAALSNTFSKIGEDNAAIVQIVFRPQNNDWRKTCESTIKNLRTGKKSSSASFLKDLGNTVAGKPLQPENKSSGSVEPLSPVIETQIKGIQEKMSKVGFSTKIRVLCASPNQQESEAHLNNVLSSFAQLTNPELNGFKKLKIKNKAKFLTDFIFRRFGDPKFAQILNTAELATIFHFPNKGIETPNINWLSAKDAPAPSNLPVDGTVLGESIFRGERKEVKITNDDRRRHLYAIGKTGVGKTTLFVSMAISDIRAGKGICYIDPHGDAISEILPKIPENRLDDVIIFNPADTARPLGLNLLEAATPEQRDFIVQEAIQIFYKLFDPTRIGIVGPQWEHWMRNASLTLMSDPEGGTLIEIPRLFVDKGFQDEKVKHLHDPQVKEFWEKQIAQTADFHKSEMLNYFTSKFGRFITNEMMRNIIGQTKSAFDFRQVMDEGKILLINLSKGMIGEVNSNLLGMICVAKIQMAAMSRANVPENQRKDFYLYVDEFQNFATENFAQILSEARKYHLSLNLTNQYIAQLEEPIRDSIFGNVGTLISFRVGAADADTLTKEFTPVFDQEDLINIDKFHAYLKLLINGVASKPFSMATFQDQHIPSLQIAQHVVNLSRDKYGKSKEQVADEIFKRARLDSTAQQLTGLEANSETKL; this is encoded by the coding sequence ATGAACGATTCATTTATCTCGACAATTATCGACAAACCAATGATTACTGTCCTTGGCATTACCGCTCTGGCAACTCTCATCGGTCTTTTTTTAATCTGGATAATTTATCATCTCATCAAATCCAGCCTTATTGGTAAACATGATAATGAACAAGTTTTAAACCGCAAAATGATGCTAATTAAAGTCTCCAAAATCTCAGGCAAAAAAGAAGAAGAAATTAGAGATTCACGAGAATTGGCGTCTTTATTCGCGGGTGTTATGGATCAGCTCTATTCCTCTTTATATAGTATTTATTCATCTGAATTCAAAAACAAAGTTCTTGGCCAACCGCATTTAACCTTTGAAATGGCAACGGTTGGTGGTGAAATTTGCTTTTTTGTTTCATGTCCCAAAGAACTCATCAGCTTAGTCGAGAAACAAATTCATGGCCAATACCCCTCAGCCTCGATTGAAATTGTGCCTTATTTTAATCCCTTTAAATCTGGTCAGAAAATTGCCACGGCTAAATTAGGTTTGGCTAAGAATTTTGTCTATCCAATCAAAACTTACCACCAAATGGAATCTGACTCTCTTGCCGCACTTTCTAATACTTTTTCTAAAATTGGCGAAGATAATGCCGCAATTGTCCAAATTGTTTTTCGACCTCAAAACAATGATTGGCGAAAAACCTGTGAAAGTACGATTAAAAATCTGCGAACTGGCAAAAAATCAAGTTCAGCATCATTTTTAAAAGATTTGGGCAACACTGTCGCTGGAAAACCGCTCCAACCAGAAAATAAAAGTTCAGGCTCTGTAGAACCTCTTTCTCCAGTTATTGAAACGCAAATTAAAGGTATTCAAGAAAAAATGTCCAAGGTTGGCTTTAGTACCAAAATTCGAGTTTTATGTGCTTCTCCAAACCAACAAGAATCAGAAGCTCATCTAAATAACGTTTTAAGTTCTTTCGCACAACTAACCAACCCAGAATTAAATGGTTTTAAAAAGCTTAAGATAAAAAATAAAGCAAAATTTCTTACTGATTTTATTTTTAGACGTTTTGGCGATCCGAAATTTGCTCAAATTTTAAATACCGCGGAATTAGCGACGATTTTTCATTTTCCAAATAAAGGCATTGAGACTCCAAATATTAATTGGTTGTCTGCCAAAGATGCGCCCGCCCCTTCAAATCTTCCAGTTGATGGCACTGTTTTAGGAGAATCTATTTTCCGTGGTGAGCGGAAAGAAGTCAAAATTACTAATGACGACCGGCGCCGACATCTTTATGCAATTGGGAAAACCGGTGTTGGCAAAACCACTTTATTCGTATCTATGGCAATCTCTGACATCAGGGCCGGCAAAGGAATTTGTTATATTGATCCCCATGGAGATGCTATTAGCGAAATCTTACCAAAAATTCCCGAAAATCGTCTTGACGATGTGATTATTTTTAATCCCGCCGATACGGCGCGTCCTTTAGGATTAAATTTACTCGAAGCTGCCACGCCTGAACAACGTGATTTTATCGTTCAAGAAGCGATTCAAATTTTTTATAAATTATTTGATCCGACTCGAATTGGTATTGTTGGTCCGCAATGGGAACACTGGATGAGAAATGCCTCGTTAACTTTAATGTCAGATCCAGAAGGCGGGACTTTAATTGAAATTCCACGGCTTTTTGTTGATAAAGGTTTTCAAGACGAAAAAGTAAAACACCTCCATGATCCGCAAGTTAAAGAATTTTGGGAGAAACAAATTGCGCAAACTGCTGATTTTCATAAATCTGAAATGTTAAATTATTTTACCTCAAAATTCGGCCGTTTTATCACCAATGAAATGATGAGAAATATTATCGGTCAAACCAAATCAGCTTTTGATTTTAGACAGGTTATGGACGAAGGCAAGATTTTATTAATCAATTTATCAAAAGGTATGATTGGTGAAGTAAATTCGAATTTATTGGGAATGATTTGTGTGGCTAAAATTCAAATGGCAGCCATGAGCCGAGCAAATGTTCCAGAAAATCAACGTAAAGATTTTTATCTATATGTTGATGAGTTTCAGAATTTTGCCACGGAAAATTTTGCGCAAATTCTTTCCGAGGCTCGAAAATATCATCTTAGTTTAAATTTAACTAATCAATATATTGCCCAGCTTGAAGAACCAATTCGAGATTCAATTTTTGGTAATGTTGGTACTCTAATTAGTTTTCGAGTTGGTGCTGCCGATGCAGATACTTTAACCAAAGAATTTACCCCGGTTTTTGATCAAGAAGATTTAATTAATATTGATAAATTTCACGCATACTTAAAATTATTAATCAATGGTGTCGCCTCGAAGCCTTTTAGTATGGCGACTTTTCAAGATCAACATATTCCAAGTCTTCAAATCGCACAGCACGTTGTCAATCTTTCGAGAGATAAATATGGAAAAAGTAAAGAGCAGGTTGCCGATGAAATCTTTAAACGCGCCAGGCTCGACAGTACTGCTCAACAATTAACCGGTTTGGAGGCAAACTCAGAAACCAAGCTGTAA
- a CDS encoding sigma factor-like helix-turn-helix DNA-binding protein, with protein sequence MEKLDLNQKIFENLNLLKGREQEILISRFGLTNEANKTLQAIGRKYGITRERVRQIINFSFKKLKRIKNLEFEKLAHKIEKIIDSQGGLIAENQLASQIFPNAATKQVGAVEIICRINPNLIKIKKTPQTEAFWTTGKIKLAKLLKINKTLIELLNEAKKTQIIENLAKLYFTKTKLNLSPTIIKSIASGSNKLILCPNNTIGLSFWPEINPKNTRDKIFYVLNHAQKPLHFIEITQQISNKKFSTKNPTQTTVHNELISDDRFVLIGRGIYALKKWGYEPGTVFDLIRKILKNKPKGLTQEQICEQILQKRIISKNTILMNLNSHQEFIKNKTGRWQIARK encoded by the coding sequence ATGGAGAAATTAGATTTAAACCAAAAAATTTTTGAAAATTTAAATTTACTCAAAGGTCGAGAGCAAGAAATTTTAATTTCCAGATTTGGCTTAACTAACGAGGCGAACAAAACTCTCCAGGCAATTGGCCGAAAATACGGCATTACTCGTGAAAGAGTTCGTCAAATTATAAATTTTAGCTTTAAAAAACTAAAAAGAATTAAAAATTTAGAATTTGAAAAGTTAGCTCATAAAATTGAAAAAATTATTGATTCCCAAGGAGGTTTAATCGCTGAAAATCAATTAGCCTCGCAAATTTTTCCAAACGCGGCTACAAAACAGGTTGGTGCGGTTGAAATTATTTGCCGAATTAATCCTAACTTGATTAAAATCAAAAAAACCCCGCAAACCGAGGCTTTTTGGACCACTGGTAAAATTAAATTGGCAAAATTACTAAAGATTAACAAAACTTTAATCGAACTGCTCAACGAAGCTAAAAAAACCCAAATTATCGAAAATCTGGCTAAACTCTATTTTACTAAAACTAAACTGAACCTTTCACCAACGATCATTAAATCGATTGCCTCGGGCTCAAATAAATTAATTTTATGCCCTAATAATACGATTGGTCTTTCATTTTGGCCAGAAATTAATCCTAAAAATACCCGTGATAAAATCTTTTACGTTTTAAATCACGCTCAAAAACCTTTGCATTTTATTGAAATTACACAACAGATTTCTAATAAAAAATTTTCAACTAAAAATCCAACTCAAACCACGGTTCATAATGAACTAATTTCTGATGATCGGTTTGTTTTAATTGGTCGTGGAATTTATGCTTTGAAAAAATGGGGTTATGAACCAGGCACTGTTTTTGACTTGATTAGAAAAATTCTTAAAAATAAACCCAAAGGTTTAACTCAAGAACAAATTTGCGAACAAATTTTACAAAAACGAATTATTTCTAAAAATACGATTCTTATGAACTTAAACTCACACCAAGAATTTATTAAAAATAAAACCGGCCGTTGGCAAATTGCTCGAAAATAA
- a CDS encoding DUF87 domain-containing protein produces the protein MNLLSPFENFLNTTNSTSMLSLFFIILTYLLIIIGIIFVLSIIIKIIRTKKQKIWVNDQKYHLLLISVPKDNEKSPLAAEQMFAALHGIYKTAKELNAEGAIQDHLSFEIVSIDKYIRFYVYVPAGIKEFVKGQIYAQYPSVDIEEVEDYTQEIKDKGLISASTELGTTKSDCYPIKTFPNFEVDPLAGITGALTEVGPGDQIWIQILTRPVSDEWQAKGITLVDNIRTGKADTISPFKQVGKSFLKLIGELALTAAQPQTAADHRKAQITAEEKPQLPAPVEAGLKGIEEKITKLGFETKIRIFVWANDVTSARSKLHTTIGAFKQFNTTNLSGFVSGPVKISDEKLLNSYRARMFPESTYIFNIEELASVFHLPSVSVETPNIVWAGSKKGEPPANLPIAGTVPEDELVIFAKTDFRNSATDFGLKLDDRRRHLYTIGKTGVGKTTMLETMVISDIRDGKGVAVVDPHGDFVERILNFIPAERVKDVVLFDPSDINHPVGFNLLENVSPDLKNIVTSGLVGIFQKIWAYTWGPRLEHILRNAVMALLDYPDSTILGILKMLNDKNFRHKVMDQIKDPVIRDFWVEEFENYNDRLRSEAVAPIQNKVGQFVSSQTIRNIIGQPKSTIDMKDIMDNKKILLINLSKGKIGEDNSALLGAMLITKIQLTAMARASIPEEDRVDFYLYVDEFQNFATESFATIFSEARKYKLNIAVANQYIAQMPEEVREAVFGNVGTIISFRVGASDAPFLAKEYSPVFEESDLVNLDKYHIYIKMSIEGVTCPAFSAITIALPDEPEGFKEQAMAASRTKYGSDRAKVEELIAEWSATASKPSPRTDSESHNNFQNPANPNAISFSSSDRGSSSENQLSKLKGPSAIIRVGSQKYAEYTDQKNDHWYQKMANSESGESEENNQKTENNTPASNPQTQSENKLTPQIIDLNQNIDESKHNLKDEDLKNNHHSKVDNLIELKEGEIIDLN, from the coding sequence ATGAATCTATTGTCTCCGTTTGAAAACTTCTTAAATACGACTAATTCAACTTCAATGTTGTCCCTCTTTTTTATAATTCTAACGTATTTATTGATTATAATTGGAATAATTTTCGTCCTTTCAATAATTATTAAAATTATTCGGACTAAAAAACAAAAAATCTGGGTAAATGATCAAAAATACCACTTACTTTTAATTTCAGTTCCCAAGGATAATGAAAAATCCCCCTTAGCTGCTGAACAAATGTTTGCGGCTTTACATGGAATTTATAAAACCGCGAAAGAACTTAATGCGGAAGGTGCAATTCAAGATCATTTATCTTTTGAGATTGTTTCAATTGACAAATATATTCGTTTTTATGTTTATGTGCCGGCTGGCATTAAAGAATTTGTCAAGGGTCAAATTTATGCTCAATATCCAAGTGTTGACATTGAAGAGGTTGAAGATTACACCCAAGAAATTAAAGATAAAGGCTTGATTTCCGCTTCAACTGAGCTCGGAACTACCAAATCTGATTGCTACCCAATAAAAACCTTTCCAAATTTTGAAGTTGATCCCTTGGCTGGCATTACGGGTGCCCTAACTGAAGTTGGACCCGGAGATCAAATTTGGATTCAAATTTTAACCAGACCAGTCTCTGATGAATGGCAAGCGAAAGGTATTACCTTAGTTGATAATATTAGAACCGGCAAAGCTGATACCATTTCTCCTTTCAAACAAGTTGGAAAATCATTTCTAAAACTTATCGGGGAATTAGCCCTAACCGCGGCCCAACCACAAACGGCCGCCGATCATCGCAAAGCTCAAATTACAGCCGAAGAAAAACCACAATTGCCAGCTCCGGTTGAAGCAGGCTTGAAAGGCATCGAAGAAAAAATTACTAAATTAGGTTTTGAAACTAAAATTCGAATTTTTGTTTGGGCAAACGATGTCACCTCAGCGCGCAGTAAATTACATACTACTATCGGTGCTTTTAAACAATTTAATACGACTAATTTAAGTGGTTTTGTTTCGGGACCGGTGAAAATTTCTGATGAAAAATTATTAAATTCATATCGAGCGAGAATGTTTCCAGAATCAACCTATATTTTTAATATTGAGGAATTAGCCTCGGTTTTTCACCTTCCTTCAGTTTCCGTAGAAACTCCAAATATTGTCTGGGCTGGTAGTAAAAAAGGCGAACCACCGGCTAATTTACCAATTGCTGGTACCGTCCCAGAGGATGAATTGGTTATTTTCGCTAAAACTGATTTTCGAAATTCCGCCACTGATTTTGGTCTAAAACTTGATGATCGACGTCGACATCTCTACACTATTGGTAAAACCGGCGTTGGTAAAACTACCATGCTTGAAACCATGGTAATTTCTGATATTCGCGATGGTAAAGGGGTTGCCGTTGTCGATCCGCATGGTGATTTTGTCGAAAGAATTTTAAATTTTATCCCCGCCGAAAGAGTCAAAGACGTGGTCCTTTTTGACCCCTCCGATATTAACCATCCGGTTGGTTTTAATTTGCTTGAAAATGTCAGTCCTGATCTAAAAAATATTGTTACTTCTGGTTTGGTCGGAATTTTCCAAAAAATTTGGGCTTACACTTGGGGTCCAAGATTAGAGCACATCTTAAGAAATGCGGTCATGGCTTTATTGGATTATCCAGATTCGACAATTTTAGGTATTTTAAAAATGCTTAACGATAAAAATTTTCGTCATAAAGTCATGGACCAAATTAAAGACCCGGTGATTCGTGATTTCTGGGTTGAAGAATTTGAAAATTATAATGACCGTCTTCGCTCTGAAGCGGTGGCGCCAATTCAAAATAAGGTCGGCCAATTTGTTTCTTCACAAACAATCCGCAATATCATTGGTCAACCCAAAAGCACCATTGACATGAAAGATATTATGGATAATAAAAAGATTCTTTTAATTAATTTATCCAAAGGTAAAATCGGCGAAGATAATTCCGCCTTATTGGGCGCGATGTTAATCACCAAAATTCAACTTACTGCCATGGCCAGAGCTTCAATCCCCGAAGAGGATCGTGTCGATTTTTATTTATACGTTGATGAGTTTCAAAATTTCGCCACCGAATCTTTTGCGACTATCTTTTCTGAAGCTCGAAAATATAAATTAAATATTGCGGTTGCCAACCAATATATCGCCCAGATGCCAGAAGAGGTTCGAGAAGCGGTTTTTGGCAACGTTGGCACGATTATTAGTTTTCGCGTGGGTGCTTCTGACGCCCCTTTTTTAGCAAAAGAATATTCACCAGTTTTTGAAGAAAGTGATTTAGTTAATCTTGATAAATATCATATTTATATTAAAATGTCGATTGAGGGCGTGACTTGCCCGGCATTTTCCGCAATCACAATTGCCTTACCAGATGAACCCGAAGGCTTTAAGGAACAGGCGATGGCCGCTTCCCGGACTAAGTATGGCAGCGACCGAGCAAAAGTCGAAGAATTGATTGCTGAATGGTCCGCAACTGCTTCAAAACCCTCACCAAGAACTGATTCTGAATCACATAATAATTTTCAAAACCCAGCTAATCCAAACGCGATTTCATTTTCAAGTTCCGATAGAGGATCATCCTCAGAAAATCAACTTTCAAAATTAAAAGGCCCCTCAGCCATCATCCGTGTTGGCTCACAAAAATACGCCGAATATACTGATCAAAAAAACGATCATTGGTATCAAAAAATGGCAAATTCCGAGTCTGGTGAATCTGAAGAAAATAATCAAAAAACTGAAAATAATACCCCCGCTTCAAATCCCCAAACCCAATCAGAAAATAAACTAACACCACAAATTATTGATCTAAATCAAAACATTGACGAATCAAAACATAATTTAAAGGATGAGGATCTCAAAAATAATCATCACTCCAAAGTTGATAATTTAATTGAACTCAAAGAAGGCGAGATAATTGACCTAAATTAA
- a CDS encoding RNA-binding protein, giving the protein MEEQGQKNKLYVGNLPYTLTDDGLKELFAGIGEVAEAKVIVDKFSNRSKGFGFVTMVDDKTAESAIKEMNGKDIEGRAIVVNVARPMRERR; this is encoded by the coding sequence ATGGAAGAGCAAGGACAAAAGAACAAACTCTACGTTGGCAATCTACCTTACACTTTGACTGATGATGGCTTAAAAGAACTTTTTGCCGGTATCGGTGAAGTTGCTGAAGCTAAGGTCATTGTGGACAAATTCTCAAACCGATCAAAAGGTTTTGGATTTGTAACCATGGTAGATGACAAAACTGCCGAAAGTGCCATTAAAGAAATGAATGGCAAAGACATTGAAGGCAGAGCGATCGTAGTCAATGTTGCCAGACCAATGCGCGAACGAAGATAA